Proteins encoded in a region of the Streptomyces sp. NBC_01298 genome:
- a CDS encoding TetR/AcrR family transcriptional regulator has product MTYSDAAEAAPEARADRPRAKRGGKRERLAAAAAQVLHEQGMEKTTIADIARAADVPLGNVYYYFKTKDQLVEAAIDAHAQHLAGLITALDALPTPQARLKALVSGWVEQRELTARHGCPTGSLASELDKRDDGLDQTLAKVMRVLLDWAEGQFLAMGRAADARELAVALIAAYQGVSLLTNTFRDPELMATEGRRLERWIDSLA; this is encoded by the coding sequence GTGACTTACTCAGATGCCGCCGAAGCCGCCCCGGAAGCCCGGGCGGACCGCCCCCGGGCCAAGCGCGGCGGCAAACGCGAACGCCTCGCCGCCGCCGCGGCCCAGGTCCTGCACGAACAGGGCATGGAGAAGACGACGATCGCCGACATCGCGCGCGCGGCCGACGTCCCGCTCGGCAACGTCTACTACTACTTCAAGACCAAGGACCAGCTGGTCGAAGCGGCGATCGACGCCCACGCGCAGCACCTGGCCGGTCTGATCACCGCCCTGGACGCGCTCCCCACCCCCCAGGCCCGGCTGAAGGCCCTCGTCTCCGGCTGGGTCGAACAGCGCGAGCTCACCGCGCGCCACGGCTGCCCCACCGGCTCGCTCGCCTCCGAGCTCGACAAGCGCGACGACGGCCTCGACCAGACCCTGGCCAAGGTGATGAGGGTGCTGCTCGACTGGGCCGAGGGGCAGTTCCTGGCGATGGGCCGCGCGGCGGACGCGCGGGAGCTGGCGGTCGCCCTGATCGCCGCCTACCAGGGCGTCTCCCTGCTCACGAACACCTTCCGCGATCCCGAGCTGATGGCCACGGAGGGGCGCCGCCTGGAGCGCTGGATCGACTCGCTGGCCTGA
- a CDS encoding protease inhibitor I9 family protein: MRTRTSWTLPTTLAALALAASATLPAHAAAPSPTGPAAPAPASATAPAEWPAYIVTVHRGLDPAAVADAYGITPVHVYRHALNGFSARLSPDQVESLRATAVVTSVEPDGPVAVSGPAF, encoded by the coding sequence ATGCGTACCCGTACGAGCTGGACCCTGCCGACGACCCTCGCCGCCCTCGCCCTCGCGGCCTCGGCCACCCTGCCCGCGCACGCCGCCGCCCCCTCCCCGACCGGCCCCGCCGCTCCCGCTCCCGCATCCGCCACGGCCCCGGCCGAGTGGCCGGCGTACATCGTCACCGTGCACCGCGGCCTCGACCCGGCCGCCGTCGCGGACGCGTACGGGATCACCCCGGTCCACGTCTACCGCCACGCCCTCAACGGCTTCAGCGCCCGCCTCTCCCCCGACCAGGTCGAATCCCTGCGGGCGACGGCGGTCGTGACCTCGGTGGAGCCGGACGGCCCGGTCGCCGTCTCCGGCCCGGCGTTCTAG
- a CDS encoding ABC transporter ATP-binding protein, translating to MRITAEDLSWSVAGTPVVRGVGADIAPGETVALLGPNGSGKSSLLRCLAGLRTPDAGAVRYDGESVRGWSARRIARRVAFVAQDAGADGDLPVADIAGLGRTPFRDRWRGPDATDRAVVAAALERVGLTALADRPWKALSGGERQRTHLARALAQQPSGLLLDEPTNHLDVKHRLELMELLAATPQTVLVALHDLSLAARYCDRLLLLHHGRLIAAGPPAAVLTPRRLAEVFEVDAELTTDALGHPQVSYRGPLPVRTPAPMPTPHTAL from the coding sequence GTGAGGATCACCGCCGAAGACCTCAGCTGGTCGGTGGCGGGCACCCCCGTCGTGCGCGGGGTCGGCGCCGACATCGCCCCCGGCGAGACCGTCGCACTGCTCGGCCCCAACGGCTCGGGCAAGTCCTCGCTGCTGCGCTGCCTGGCCGGGCTGCGGACTCCCGACGCGGGCGCGGTCCGGTACGACGGGGAGTCCGTGCGCGGCTGGAGTGCGCGCCGGATCGCCCGGCGGGTCGCCTTCGTCGCGCAGGACGCGGGCGCGGACGGCGATCTGCCGGTCGCCGACATCGCGGGCCTGGGGCGGACCCCCTTCCGCGACCGCTGGCGCGGGCCCGACGCCACCGACCGGGCCGTGGTCGCCGCCGCGCTGGAACGCGTAGGGCTCACCGCGCTCGCCGACCGCCCCTGGAAGGCCCTGTCGGGCGGCGAGCGGCAACGCACCCACCTGGCCCGCGCGCTGGCCCAACAGCCGTCCGGGCTCCTGCTCGACGAACCCACCAACCACCTCGACGTGAAACACCGGCTCGAACTGATGGAACTGCTGGCCGCCACCCCCCAGACGGTCCTGGTCGCCCTGCACGACCTGTCGCTCGCCGCCCGGTACTGCGACCGGCTGCTGCTCCTGCACCACGGCCGCCTGATCGCCGCCGGCCCGCCGGCCGCCGTCCTGACGCCGCGGCGGCTCGCCGAGGTCTTCGAAGTGGACGCCGAACTCACCACCGACGCCCTCGGACACCCGCAGGTCAGCTACCGCGGACCGCTCCCCGTACGCACACCGGCGCCGATGCCGACACCCCACACCGCTCTGTGA
- a CDS encoding S8 family peptidase — MRLLARAATTALLAITPVAIGTASADVAPEPTPVPLTVSANAIPGQYIVTLEPGFDPAKVAERLGLKPKFLYTKAMNGFAVPMTPLQLQIARVALGVKSVETDAKVSAPSSVPSTATALRGPSASWGLDRIDQKELPLDNTFTTEGNGAGVTAYILDSGIEYAHDEFGGRATFGFDAINDGRNGLDCNGHGTHVAGTVAGKTYGVARKANVVSVRVLDCTGKGDSSGIIAGLDWVAKNAKQPAVLNGSLGGDKSQAVNDAATAVSDAGVLPVIAAGNSSIDACNVSPASAARVLTIAASNKYDEETDFSNYGECVSLYAPGQEILSAKLGGGSVAQNGTSMAAPHVTGVAVLYKQANPKATPAEIAEYIDDESTKDVLKSVSKSSPNRLLFTNGL, encoded by the coding sequence ATGCGCCTGCTCGCCCGCGCCGCCACCACCGCCCTGCTCGCCATCACTCCGGTGGCCATCGGTACCGCGTCCGCCGACGTCGCGCCCGAGCCCACCCCGGTGCCGCTGACCGTCTCGGCCAACGCCATCCCCGGCCAGTACATCGTGACGCTGGAGCCCGGCTTCGACCCGGCCAAGGTGGCGGAGCGGCTGGGCCTCAAGCCGAAGTTCCTCTACACCAAGGCGATGAACGGCTTCGCCGTTCCGATGACCCCGCTCCAGCTGCAGATCGCCCGGGTGGCCCTGGGCGTGAAGTCGGTGGAGACGGACGCGAAGGTCTCGGCCCCGTCGAGCGTGCCGTCGACGGCCACCGCCCTGCGCGGGCCGTCCGCCTCCTGGGGCCTGGACCGGATCGACCAGAAGGAACTGCCGCTCGACAACACCTTCACCACCGAGGGCAACGGCGCCGGGGTGACCGCGTACATCCTCGACTCGGGCATCGAGTACGCGCACGACGAGTTCGGCGGCCGCGCCACCTTCGGCTTCGACGCGATCAACGACGGCCGCAACGGTCTGGACTGCAACGGCCACGGCACGCACGTCGCGGGGACGGTCGCCGGGAAGACGTACGGGGTGGCGCGCAAGGCGAACGTGGTCAGCGTCCGGGTCCTCGACTGCACGGGGAAGGGCGACTCCTCCGGGATCATCGCGGGCCTGGACTGGGTGGCCAAGAACGCCAAGCAGCCGGCTGTCCTGAACGGCTCCCTGGGCGGGGACAAGTCCCAGGCCGTGAACGATGCGGCGACCGCCGTCTCGGACGCGGGCGTGCTGCCGGTCATCGCGGCCGGCAACTCCTCGATCGACGCCTGCAATGTGTCGCCCGCATCGGCGGCCAGGGTGCTCACGATCGCCGCGTCCAACAAGTACGACGAGGAGACGGACTTCTCCAACTACGGCGAATGCGTCAGTCTCTACGCGCCCGGACAGGAGATCCTCTCCGCGAAGCTCGGGGGCGGCTCCGTGGCCCAGAACGGCACGTCCATGGCCGCACCGCACGTCACCGGTGTCGCGGTCCTCTACAAGCAGGCCAACCCGAAAGCCACGCCGGCGGAGATCGCCGAGTACATCGACGACGAGTCCACGAAGGACGTCCTTAAGAGCGTCAGCAAGTCCAGCCCGAACCGCCTGCTGTTCACCAACGGCCTCTGA
- a CDS encoding pyridoxal-phosphate dependent enzyme yields MDQHIAESIGRPDLIRLDDRLVCLRFETMKVVSALAAVRHLLDTGVVRRGDTLLDSSSGIYAYALALTCHRYGLRCHIVGSATVDHTLRTQLAVLGATLEQMEPCGDLKLDQKRRVERIHEILAEHPGYHWMRQYHDDVHYLGYRAIADRIREAVGTTAAGLTVVGGVGSGASTGALTRYLREDAADTSDVELVGVQPYGSVTFGSEHVTDPEMIIAGIGSSIPFGNVSHELYDTLHWISFDAALAGSVDLLRRHAVFAGLSTGAGYLAARHERERSPHRTVLFIAPDTGHRYVDTVYARHREAAPIADLAPREVTGRSELALPWSRMRWGRAAA; encoded by the coding sequence ATGGACCAGCACATCGCGGAGTCGATCGGCCGGCCGGACCTGATACGCCTCGACGACCGGCTCGTCTGCCTGCGCTTTGAAACGATGAAGGTGGTCTCCGCCCTCGCGGCGGTGCGCCACCTGCTCGACACCGGCGTCGTACGCCGCGGGGACACCCTGCTGGACAGCTCCAGCGGGATCTACGCGTACGCCCTGGCCCTGACCTGCCACCGGTACGGCCTGCGCTGCCACATCGTCGGGTCGGCCACCGTGGACCACACGCTGCGGACCCAACTGGCCGTCCTCGGGGCGACGCTGGAGCAGATGGAACCGTGCGGCGACCTGAAGCTCGACCAGAAGCGGCGCGTCGAGCGGATCCACGAGATCCTCGCCGAGCACCCCGGGTACCACTGGATGCGCCAGTACCACGACGACGTCCACTACCTCGGCTACCGCGCGATCGCCGACCGGATCCGCGAGGCCGTCGGCACGACGGCGGCCGGGCTCACCGTCGTCGGCGGAGTCGGCTCGGGCGCCTCCACCGGCGCCCTGACCCGCTACCTCCGCGAGGACGCCGCCGACACGTCGGACGTCGAACTCGTCGGCGTCCAGCCGTACGGCAGCGTCACCTTCGGCTCGGAACACGTCACCGACCCCGAGATGATCATCGCCGGGATCGGCAGCTCCATCCCCTTCGGGAACGTCTCGCACGAGCTGTACGACACCCTGCACTGGATCTCCTTCGACGCCGCCCTCGCCGGAAGCGTCGACCTGCTGCGCCGGCACGCGGTCTTCGCCGGGCTCTCCACCGGCGCCGGCTACCTCGCGGCGCGCCACGAGCGCGAGCGCTCACCGCACCGCACGGTCCTCTTCATCGCCCCCGACACCGGCCACCGCTACGTGGACACCGTCTACGCGAGGCACCGCGAGGCCGCCCCGATCGCCGATCTCGCCCCGCGCGAGGTGACCGGCCGGAGCGAGCTGGCGCTGCCGTGGTCGCGGATGAGGTGGGGCCGCGCCGCTGCGTGA
- a CDS encoding haloalkane dehalogenase: MPVQPVLDSTVHYREAGDPAGVPVVFLHGNPTSSHLWRKVLPALGYAFADHARYLDAWFDALGLDEAVLVGHDWGGALAFDRAARHPGRVRGIAFTESIVKPMSWEEFPEGGRELFRAIKTPGVGEAMLLDANGFVEGLAGSGVRPMDPSDLDVYRAPYPTRESRRPLLQWARSMPLGGEPAEVVARVAAYGDWLAGSPAIPKLLLTFAPWPGAMTGPEAVEWCVANVAGLELARHDDVPAGHHTPEDHPLLVAAAVRNWAERHGLWG, encoded by the coding sequence ATGCCCGTACAGCCCGTACTCGACTCGACGGTCCACTACCGGGAGGCCGGCGACCCCGCCGGAGTCCCCGTGGTGTTCCTGCACGGGAACCCGACCTCCTCCCACCTCTGGCGGAAGGTCCTGCCCGCCCTCGGCTACGCCTTCGCCGATCACGCCCGCTACCTCGACGCCTGGTTCGACGCGCTCGGCCTGGACGAGGCGGTGCTCGTCGGGCACGACTGGGGCGGCGCGCTCGCCTTCGACCGGGCCGCCCGGCATCCGGGGCGGGTGCGCGGGATCGCGTTCACCGAAAGCATCGTCAAGCCGATGAGCTGGGAGGAGTTCCCGGAAGGCGGCCGCGAGCTGTTCCGGGCGATCAAGACGCCAGGGGTGGGGGAGGCCATGCTCCTGGACGCGAACGGGTTCGTCGAGGGGCTGGCCGGCAGCGGCGTCCGCCCGATGGACCCGAGCGACCTGGACGTGTACCGGGCCCCGTACCCGACGCGGGAGAGCCGGCGCCCGCTGCTCCAGTGGGCCCGGTCGATGCCGCTGGGCGGGGAACCCGCCGAGGTGGTGGCGCGGGTGGCGGCGTACGGGGACTGGCTCGCGGGGAGCCCCGCGATACCCAAGCTGCTGCTGACCTTCGCCCCGTGGCCCGGGGCGATGACGGGACCCGAGGCCGTCGAGTGGTGCGTGGCGAACGTCGCGGGCCTGGAACTCGCCCGGCACGACGACGTGCCCGCCGGGCACCACACCCCCGAGGACCACCCGCTGCTGGTCGCGGCGGCGGTACGGAACTGGGCGGAGCGGCACGGACTGTGGGGGTGA
- a CDS encoding GHMP family kinase ATP-binding protein, producing MNPGATDAPGTGRAPCHHGEILQGVFLDAAGRRCAGLVTLPMAGPGSSAAYVRRPGTPPEALTVVPADRTKAARAAALTVAECARRTGRPPCGGELRLTGGIPVGLGMGSSSSDVIAAVRAVADSYGLRLDPSTVAALAVRAELASDPLMLGSRPVLFAQREGRVLEVLGPALPPLVVVGCALGGGAPVDTLALPVADVADVDRSDVRAYERLRALLRRAVATGSAELLGAVATASARRGQEVLGHPEFDTLAALAHRSGAVGVQIAHSGAVAGVLFDQAAPGLRRRVRGCLRALSAHGIPATRTFTTGTTPAKEIPHHGPAHRGVDRPAGPDTPRRPARLPAL from the coding sequence GTGAACCCCGGCGCCACGGACGCTCCCGGCACCGGGCGGGCCCCCTGCCACCACGGCGAGATCCTCCAGGGCGTCTTCCTCGACGCCGCCGGGCGCAGGTGCGCCGGACTGGTCACCCTGCCCATGGCGGGCCCCGGCAGCAGCGCCGCGTACGTCCGCCGTCCCGGCACGCCGCCCGAGGCGCTGACCGTCGTACCCGCCGACCGCACGAAGGCGGCGCGGGCCGCGGCCCTCACGGTCGCGGAGTGCGCGCGGCGGACCGGTCGGCCGCCCTGCGGCGGGGAGTTGCGGCTCACCGGCGGGATACCGGTGGGCCTGGGCATGGGCAGCTCCAGCAGCGATGTGATCGCGGCCGTACGCGCGGTCGCGGACTCGTACGGGCTGCGGCTGGACCCCTCGACGGTCGCCGCGCTCGCCGTGCGCGCCGAGCTCGCCTCCGATCCGCTGATGCTGGGCAGCCGCCCGGTGCTGTTCGCCCAGCGGGAGGGCCGGGTCCTGGAGGTGCTCGGCCCGGCCCTGCCGCCGCTGGTCGTGGTGGGCTGCGCCCTCGGCGGGGGCGCGCCCGTCGACACCCTGGCGCTGCCGGTGGCCGACGTGGCCGACGTGGACCGCAGCGACGTACGGGCCTACGAGCGGCTGCGCGCGCTGCTGCGCCGGGCCGTGGCCACCGGCAGCGCGGAACTGCTCGGCGCGGTCGCCACCGCCAGCGCACGGCGCGGCCAAGAGGTGCTCGGCCACCCGGAGTTCGACACGCTCGCCGCCCTCGCCCACCGGTCCGGGGCGGTCGGCGTACAGATCGCGCACAGCGGCGCGGTCGCGGGCGTGCTCTTCGACCAGGCCGCCCCGGGGCTGCGCCGCCGCGTCCGCGGCTGCCTGCGCGCCCTATCCGCCCACGGCATCCCCGCCACCCGCACCTTCACGACCGGCACCACCCCTGCGAAGGAGATCCCCCACCATGGACCAGCACATCGCGGAGTCGATCGGCCGGCCGGACCTGATACGCCTCGACGACCGGCTCGTCTGCCTGCGCTTTGA
- a CDS encoding alanine/glycine:cation symporter family protein, whose amino-acid sequence MDTLDSVIVNVNDHLWTYLLIPLVVGAGLYFTVRSRGVQLRLLPEMFRVVKEKTPPRADGRKQVSSFGAFTISAAARVGTGNIAGVAAAITLGGAGAVFWMWMMALIGAASAFVESALAQLYKVRNAGGAYRGGPAYYMQRALGKRWLGVLFAVTITVTFAFVFNAVQANTITAVAAGSLADTGGSNWFGPSLGVLLAALLGLAVFGGVKRISSITTVLVPVMAIVYLLLGAAVVLLNITEFPRVIADIVGGAFGFRELAAGGIGAAIQQGIRRGMFSNEAGLGSAPNAGAAAEVSHPVKQGLVQSLGVFFDTLLVCTMTAFIVLVSNPELSGRQGADLTQTALSETLGGWAGHLLTVVVFMLAFSSMIGNYYYGETNIQFITRKRWVLPGYRVLVLSAVVLGSLGSVSVVWNLADVFMGLMALINLAAIIPLSAIAFRLLDDYLAQRRAGLEPVFTRDRMPDLRGVQCWDPIRTTVPSAQAPERV is encoded by the coding sequence ATGGACACTCTGGATTCGGTGATCGTCAACGTCAACGATCATCTCTGGACCTACCTGCTGATTCCGCTGGTGGTCGGCGCGGGCCTGTACTTCACGGTCCGCTCCCGGGGTGTGCAGCTGCGCCTGCTTCCCGAGATGTTCCGGGTGGTGAAGGAGAAGACCCCGCCGCGCGCCGACGGCCGCAAGCAGGTCTCGTCCTTCGGCGCCTTCACGATCTCGGCCGCCGCGCGCGTGGGCACCGGCAACATCGCCGGTGTCGCCGCCGCGATCACCCTGGGCGGCGCGGGCGCCGTGTTCTGGATGTGGATGATGGCGCTGATCGGCGCGGCCTCCGCCTTCGTGGAATCGGCCCTCGCCCAGCTCTACAAGGTGCGCAATGCCGGCGGCGCCTACCGGGGCGGTCCGGCGTACTACATGCAGCGGGCGCTCGGTAAACGCTGGCTCGGAGTGCTCTTCGCGGTGACGATCACGGTCACCTTCGCCTTCGTCTTCAACGCCGTGCAGGCCAACACCATCACCGCCGTCGCCGCGGGCTCTCTCGCGGACACGGGCGGCTCGAACTGGTTCGGCCCCTCCCTCGGCGTGCTGCTGGCCGCCCTGCTGGGGCTGGCCGTCTTCGGCGGGGTCAAGCGGATCTCGTCCATCACCACCGTCCTGGTCCCGGTGATGGCGATCGTCTACCTCCTCCTCGGCGCGGCGGTGGTCCTCCTCAACATCACCGAGTTCCCCCGGGTCATCGCCGACATCGTCGGCGGCGCCTTCGGCTTCCGCGAGCTGGCGGCCGGCGGCATCGGCGCGGCGATCCAGCAGGGCATCCGGCGCGGCATGTTCTCCAACGAGGCGGGCCTCGGCTCCGCCCCGAACGCGGGCGCCGCCGCCGAGGTCTCGCACCCGGTCAAGCAGGGCCTCGTACAGTCCCTGGGCGTCTTCTTCGACACCCTCCTCGTCTGCACGATGACGGCCTTCATCGTCCTGGTCAGCAACCCGGAGCTGTCGGGCCGCCAGGGCGCGGACCTGACGCAGACGGCGCTCAGCGAGACGCTGGGCGGGTGGGCCGGCCACCTGCTGACCGTCGTCGTCTTCATGCTCGCCTTCAGCAGCATGATCGGGAACTACTACTACGGCGAGACCAACATCCAGTTCATCACCCGCAAGCGGTGGGTCCTGCCGGGGTACCGGGTGCTCGTCCTGTCGGCGGTCGTCCTGGGCTCGCTCGGCTCGGTGTCGGTCGTCTGGAACCTGGCGGACGTGTTCATGGGCCTCATGGCGCTGATCAACCTCGCCGCGATCATCCCGCTGTCGGCCATCGCCTTCCGCCTCCTGGACGACTACCTCGCCCAGCGCCGCGCGGGCCTGGAGCCGGTCTTCACCCGCGACCGCATGCCGGACCTCCGCGGCGTCCAGTGCTGGGACCCGATCCGCACGACGGTCCCGTCGGCGCAGGCACCGGAACGGGTGTAG
- a CDS encoding Uma2 family endonuclease — protein MTAATPEPGRTTDGHPWEYLLRSWCDLDVPKGWRAEIDGGRITLDPPSHRHHHAIAATVQRALYGVVPPDLGAYQWLGIHIAALGKLYVPDLVVAPAALVDDVAAEVSDPVDAAEALLVVEITSKSSAEDDRKKKLWAYAHAPVPVYLLIDRFDEHGPTATLFTEPQNGAYKHAVRVAFGDALRLPEPFAVTVDTGSFPH, from the coding sequence ATGACGGCAGCCACGCCCGAGCCCGGCCGCACCACCGACGGTCACCCGTGGGAGTACCTGCTGCGGAGCTGGTGCGACCTGGACGTGCCGAAGGGCTGGCGGGCCGAGATCGACGGCGGCCGGATCACCTTGGACCCACCGTCCCACCGTCATCACCACGCCATCGCGGCCACGGTGCAGCGCGCGCTGTACGGGGTTGTGCCGCCCGACTTGGGTGCCTACCAGTGGCTCGGCATCCACATCGCCGCACTCGGCAAGCTCTACGTACCCGACCTCGTGGTCGCCCCCGCCGCCCTGGTCGATGACGTGGCAGCCGAGGTCTCCGACCCCGTCGACGCGGCCGAGGCGCTGCTCGTGGTGGAGATCACCTCCAAGAGCAGCGCCGAGGACGACCGGAAGAAGAAGCTCTGGGCCTACGCCCACGCCCCCGTCCCGGTCTACCTCCTCATCGACCGCTTCGACGAGCACGGCCCCACGGCCACCCTGTTCACCGAACCGCAGAACGGTGCCTACAAGCACGCCGTCCGCGTCGCCTTCGGCGACGCGTTGCGGCTCCCCGAGCCCTTCGCGGTGACGGTCGACACGGGGAGCTTCCCGCACTGA
- a CDS encoding Rossmann-like domain-containing protein: MTPTTTPATSVDALLSAVLAGEHGPLPSSLVATSVFWIHHGTRLAGGDTTYLNQYVLVRLGGSFGGCAFEAGEIDPSVCRDSSGTPLDVLLREAPRPLRIAALDAYLSETRPHRVAAGEGDAEPVTLPAGTPEVRAGARDAAIAGLLDIEEGATVGLIGVVNPLVAAIRARGGRPLPCDLNLRATQWGDPVTDDMHEVLDTADAVVATGMTLSNGTFDTILERCRSRGIPLVVYAQTGSAVARAFLGSGVSALSAEPFPFSQFSAEETVLYRYRTAGGA; the protein is encoded by the coding sequence ATGACCCCCACCACCACCCCCGCGACCTCCGTCGACGCGCTCCTCTCGGCCGTACTCGCCGGCGAGCACGGCCCGCTCCCCTCCTCGCTCGTCGCCACCAGCGTGTTCTGGATCCACCACGGCACCCGCCTGGCCGGCGGCGACACCACCTACCTCAACCAGTACGTCCTGGTCCGCCTCGGCGGATCCTTCGGCGGCTGCGCCTTCGAGGCCGGCGAGATCGACCCCTCCGTCTGCCGCGACTCCTCCGGCACCCCCCTCGACGTCCTCCTGCGCGAGGCCCCCCGCCCGCTGCGGATCGCCGCCCTCGACGCCTACCTCTCCGAGACCCGCCCCCACCGCGTGGCGGCCGGGGAGGGCGACGCCGAGCCGGTCACCCTCCCCGCCGGCACCCCGGAGGTCCGCGCCGGGGCACGGGACGCGGCCATCGCCGGACTGCTCGACATCGAGGAGGGCGCCACGGTCGGGCTCATCGGGGTCGTCAACCCGCTCGTGGCGGCGATCCGCGCACGCGGCGGACGTCCGCTCCCCTGCGACCTCAACCTCAGGGCCACCCAGTGGGGCGACCCGGTCACCGACGACATGCACGAGGTACTGGACACCGCCGACGCCGTCGTCGCCACCGGGATGACCCTGAGCAACGGCACCTTCGACACGATCCTGGAGCGCTGCCGCTCCCGGGGCATCCCGCTGGTCGTCTACGCGCAGACCGGCAGCGCCGTGGCCCGCGCCTTCCTCGGCTCCGGGGTGAGCGCCCTGTCCGCGGAGCCCTTCCCCTTCTCCCAGTTCAGCGCCGAGGAGACGGTCCTGTACCGCTACCGGACGGCGGGCGGCGCGTGA
- a CDS encoding SDR family oxidoreductase: MFVITGATGNVGSELVRILAAAGEQVTAVSRRAPEGALPEGVRHHRADLAEPRSLRPALAGAGALFLLVAGEDPRAVLDLAAEAGVRRVVLLSSQGVGTRPEQYGHPAAFEEAVRRSGLEWTVLRSGGLDSNAFAWAESIRTHRTAAAPFGDVGLPTVDPADVAEVAAAVLRGSGHEGRTYDLTGPAPVTPRERAEAIAGAIGAPVRFVEQSPEEARAQMLTFMPEPAVEGTLSILGAPLPAERAVSPAVELILGRPPRPFAAWASRTAPAFR; this comes from the coding sequence ATGTTCGTCATCACGGGTGCGACCGGAAACGTCGGCAGCGAGCTGGTACGGATCCTCGCGGCGGCGGGGGAGCAGGTCACGGCCGTCTCCCGGCGGGCGCCGGAGGGCGCTCTGCCCGAGGGGGTCCGCCACCATCGGGCCGACCTCGCCGAGCCGCGGAGCCTGCGGCCCGCGCTCGCCGGGGCCGGGGCCCTGTTCCTGCTCGTCGCCGGCGAAGATCCGCGGGCGGTCCTCGACCTGGCCGCGGAGGCCGGCGTACGCAGGGTCGTACTGCTGTCCTCCCAGGGGGTCGGGACCCGGCCCGAGCAGTACGGGCACCCGGCCGCCTTCGAGGAGGCCGTGCGCCGGTCCGGTCTGGAGTGGACGGTCCTGCGCTCGGGCGGGCTCGATTCCAACGCCTTCGCCTGGGCCGAGTCGATCCGTACGCACCGCACGGCCGCCGCGCCCTTCGGGGACGTCGGGCTGCCGACGGTCGACCCGGCCGACGTCGCCGAGGTCGCGGCGGCCGTCCTGCGGGGCTCCGGGCACGAGGGCCGCACGTACGACCTGACCGGCCCGGCGCCGGTCACCCCGCGCGAGCGGGCCGAGGCGATCGCGGGGGCGATCGGCGCGCCGGTGCGGTTCGTGGAGCAGAGCCCCGAGGAGGCCCGGGCGCAGATGCTGACCTTCATGCCGGAGCCGGCCGTGGAGGGCACCCTGTCGATCCTGGGCGCCCCGCTCCCCGCCGAACGGGCCGTCAGCCCGGCCGTCGAGCTGATCCTCGGCCGCCCCCCGCGCCCCTTCGCCGCCTGGGCATCCCGCACGGCACCGGCCTTCCGCTGA